The Oncorhynchus nerka isolate Pitt River linkage group LG3, Oner_Uvic_2.0, whole genome shotgun sequence genome includes the window TGTTCAGTGCCTAAAATAAGGAACAAGCTGAAAGATGATAGCCACGTTTACAATCAGTCTTGACAACAATAGGCTATATGTCGGACTCAGTTGGCATAATGCTCAGAGGGTCCGTTTCCAGTACCCAGCTTAAGCCTACTCCTGGACCAAGAAGCACTTCCAATGGATATTCCccattgagcatgctttttaAGTACAGGAATAGGTTTCATTTGGGTCCAGGAAATCTGTCCAGAATGTTCAAGTGTATCAGCCATGCTACCTAAAAACATTGTGCTcggtgtggctcagttggtagagcgtggcACTTACAATGTCAGgcttgtgggttcaattcccacaggggaccgGTATGAACAAATGTGAAAAGGTATGCCTTCACTACTGTAcgtttctctggataagagcatctgctaaatgacttaaatgtaaatgctcAATATACAGCATCTACATCATACTATTTGACACCGCTAAAATTGCTTTGGTACTCAATACATTTCCTTCGCCGGTATGAGCCTCAAATAGAACTTGGAGCTATACTGCACACTTGTGAGTTTCTGCTTTGGTAAAGTTTCCCACAAAGCTGAAGTAGTAACATAAACCAATTCTGGTTGCGCTCCACAATAAAACAAACTCCTGCAAGCTCATTGTAAACCAGAAGGTGGCGATCTAGACCCATTTGTCACTGCTGTTCAACCTCCCAAACAGACATGTAGCTCAAACACCAAGATAAATACAAATTTAAATACATTAAAAAAGTGCTAAAACATTACCCCAAAAGTCAGTCATAGTGGAAGGCACAGAACGATAAATATCCTCTATGACAGTGTTCCCCAACGCCagtcctcgagtacccccaacaATACACATTGGACAAGCAcatctgattcaacttgtcaactaattagCAATcgctcaatgagttgaatcaggcATGTTCATCCAGGGCTACAACAAAAACAtctgctgttgggggtactggaggactggaattGGGAATCTGCTCCAGAAAAGCAGAGGGTTGGGCCAGTCCTCACGTATGTTCTCATGATAACAAAACACTGATAGGTTTCTACTCCCTAGTTCTCTGTAGTCTAAATGGGGAAGAACATGGACACTATGCTGGGCTCACACGGTCTTGGTGCTGGAGGAATCTGTAAGAGAGGACAGCAGCATCTCATTCTTTTTATTCTGTAGTAGGGACTTGTTTGTGGTTATGTGATCGGGGTGAGCGTAGGCACGGCTCTTCTTGGACATCCTGGTGGAGCACCTCATCAGGGCCTTGACGATGAGGTAGGCCAGCTCGGTCACGTTGAGAACCATGCAGATGGCAGACGAAGCCACCATGAAGATGGTGAAGATGGTCTTCTCCGTGGGTCGTGAGATGAAGCAGTCCACCTTGTTTGGGCAGGGCCACTGCTCACACTTCACCAGATGAGGCATCGCAAAGCCATCGTAAACAAAGTAGAGGGCGTACATAAAGCCAGCCTCAAAAATCAGGCGGAAGAACAGGCTGCAGGTGTACGTCCACCACAGAGGCCCCGTGATGGGCAGACGACGACTCTTCAGGGCCTCTAGGTCCACCTGCCTGGTCTTGTCATCACCACCACTGTGCAAGGCCGTCGCGATGATGTGCTTCTTGTCCCCACGCTTCCTGTAAGTCACGTGCATGGCCACCAGCAGGGCCGGTGTAGACACGAAGATCAGCTGCAGGCACCAGAGACGGATGTGCGACACAGGGAAGAAGTGGTCGTAGCAGACGTTCTTACAGCCAGGCTGCTGGGTGTTGCAGATGAAGTCAGACTGCTCGTCTCCCCACACGCTCTCTGCAGCCAGTACCAGGATGGTGATACGGAAAATGAATAGGACAGACAGCCAGATCTTCCCCAGGCTGGTGGAGTGTTTGTTCACCCCGCCCAGCTGGGCATACAGAACCCCCCAACTCATCTCTACAGCAGCTTTGGCTTAGACCACCTGAAGAACACAATAATGGAAACGGTACAAATTAATGTCAGTTCTTAGTGAACTTGAAAAAGGTTTCATTTTCAGAAACAGCACACTGGGAAGGAGACCAGTAGACCTACATCACTGTTTCCTTTTGTCTCACAATTAGACATTTGAAAAACCGAACCAAAAATGTCCAAACATGAAGTATTCAATTGAACACTAGGTGGTGTTTCTTTCCAATATAATTTAATCAAACTATATAATATGTGTTTTCATTCAAGTAATTACTTTTACACAACACTGGCTATCAAGGGAGGCTATACTGATGTATAAAATAGTGTAGTAAACAATGAATAATCAAACAGTACACAAGAAAGTTAAGACAAATCAATACATTAGCTTTTGTTTATTATACATTATAAACtgagtggttcgagccctgaatgctgattggctgacagccgtggtatatcagaccatataaaAACATTTAGTAATTTTCTAATTACGTTGGCAACCCGTTTATAATCGCAATAAGGAACCTCGGTTTTTTTTTGTTGGAATATCTCCAATTTACCACGGCAAAGGGCTGTATCCAGTCACTCTGCGTTGAGTCGTGTGTAGAAGTCATtacctgtggtatattggccatatattacACCTCGTACGTGGTTGCTTATACATACACTTACTAAACTTGGCTGCTGCTAGTTACTAAGACTGCATTATTAGTGATGAGTTTCCCTGCATTTTATTCAAATTCAAAATGTAAACTGTCCATAACAATTTGCCAATTAATCATATCTCGTTAAGTTTCCCTGTCGAGTTTCTAATCTGTTAATTGTAAAATGTATATTGGGGAAAAAAATAAAGCAACAATAATTTATTTAATAAAATCCTAAacatcagcaacaacaaaaaaaaacaatcacCAGTGGCTGTATCATTACATAAAGACGAATAAGACAGGTGAGTATGATCCACAAAATATCGGATTCACAAATCACAGCACTCACCTCCTCGGAATTTCAGCAAACGTACATTAATTTTACTTTTCGGTGCACTTTAATGCCGTCGTTTAAAGAAACACCAAAGACTGAGAGAGCAACTCCAAACGAAGCCGAGGGGAATATTTAGTTGTTTGGAAGTAGGTCCGACTGTGAAGTCTGCGCTCTGATGAGATGTACCTGAGTTTTTACGATCTTCACTCGAGGACAATCTACCTGCTAGGGGGCGGGACGAAGAAAAACAGCGCTCATCAACCCCATTGGCTCATCAGTTCAGGAGTGTGTAACTTTTAGATTAGTGTCAGCCGTGTAGTTTTACCTGATTTCACTGAAATACACtgatttgattatttgaatcaaacACAATCACATCCTTTTCACATTGACTGTTTATAGACAATTCAGAGATACATTGAATTCGGTCTTCATTTACGGTACGAGCTATAAAGCACGCAGTCATCATTAGCCCAATATTAGACTAAAAGAGCCCAACGTTACTCCGTAGTCCAAGGACCTTACATGTTGTTTAAAGGGCGAATTGGCCCTGGAAGATAACAGCTAAATACTCCATA containing:
- the gjb8 gene encoding gap junction protein beta 8; this translates as MSWGVLYAQLGGVNKHSTSLGKIWLSVLFIFRITILVLAAESVWGDEQSDFICNTQQPGCKNVCYDHFFPVSHIRLWCLQLIFVSTPALLVAMHVTYRKRGDKKHIIATALHSGGDDKTRQVDLEALKSRRLPITGPLWWTYTCSLFFRLIFEAGFMYALYFVYDGFAMPHLVKCEQWPCPNKVDCFISRPTEKTIFTIFMVASSAICMVLNVTELAYLIVKALMRCSTRMSKKSRAYAHPDHITTNKSLLQNKKNEMLLSSLTDSSSTKTV